GCACGGGCGGCACGCGCAGCCCATGGCGCTGGGTGCCCACGCTGTATTTCCTGCAAGGCCTGCCCTACGTCTTCGTGATGTCGATGTCGGGGGTCATGTACAAGAACTTCGGCATCTCCAACACGGACATGACGCTCTTCACCGGCAGCCTCTACCTGCCGTGGGTGATCAAGCCCCTGTGGTCGCCGCTGGTGGAGATGCTGGCGACCAAGCGCCTGTGGACCGTGGCCACCCAGTTCGTGATCGCCGCCGCGCTGGCGGGCGTCGCGCTGACGCTGCCGCTGCCGGACTTCTTCCGCCTGTCGATCGCTGCGCTGTGGGTGATGGCCTTCGTGTCGGCCTCGCATGACATCGCCGCCGACGGCCTGTACCTGCTCTCGCTCGAGAAGCATGAGCAGGCCGCCTTCGTCGGCGTCCGCTCGACCTTCTACAGGTTGGCCAACATCTTCTGCATGGGCGGGCTGGTCACGCTGGCGGACCAGCTGCACAAGTCCGAAGGCGGCTGGGTCTTCGCCTGGCAGGTCGTGATGGCCCTGCTGGCCGGCAGCTTCCTGCTGGTGTCCCTCTATCACTGGTGGCGCCTGCCCCGCCCCGCCGCGGACCGCCCGTTGCCGCGCACGGAACGGAACTGGCCGATGTTCCTCCACATCTTTGCCGAGTTCTTCCGCAAGCCCGGGCTTCCGGTGATCCTGGGCTTCCTGCTGCTGTACCGCTTCCCCGAGGCGCAGCTGCTGAAGATCGCGGTGCCGTTCCTGCTCGATCCGATCCAGGTCGGCGGGCTCGGCCTGACGAACACGGAACTGGGCCTGGTCTACGGCACCGTCGGCCTGATCGCGCTCACGCTGGGCGGCTTGCTGGGCGGCTGGGCGATCTCGCGCGTCGGGCTCAAGCGGGCGCTCTGGCCGATGGTGGCCGCGATGCATCTGCCCAATCTCGTGTTCCTGGCGATGGCCTGGTCCCATCCGGGCTCGCTGTGGATCGTCGCCTCGGCGCTCGCGGTCGAGCAGTTCGGCTACGGCCTGGGCTTCACCGCATTCATGATGTACATGGTCCTCGTCTCGGACGGGCCGCACAAGACCGCGCACTATTCGATCTGCACCGGCTTCATGGCGCTAGGCATGATGATCCCGGGCATGTGGAGCGGCTGGCTCCAGGATCACCTCGGCTACCTGAACTTCTTCGGCTGGGTGCTGATCGCGACGATCCCGTCGGTCCTGATGGCCTCGCTCATCAGGATCCCGGAGAACTTTGGCCGCAAGGAGCCCGCCGCGTGAGCACGGCCTCGAACGGCGAGCGCCTGCTGTCGCTCGACGCCTTCCGCGGCTTCGCGATCGCGGCCATGCTGCTGGTCAACAACCCGGGCGACTGGTCGCAGCTCTACGCGCCGCTCGAGCATGCCGAGTGGCACGGCTGGACCTTCACCGACTGGATCTTCCCGTTCTTCGTCTTCATCAGCGGGATCTCGATGAGCTTCAGCCTGGCCCGCCGAGGCCAGGCCGCCGATCGCGTCGCCCTGCTGCGCCACATGTGGCGACGCGGCGCCACCATCATCCTGATCGGGCTGGCGCTGAACCTCTTCCCCTTCTTCCACGTCGAGACGCTGCGCATCCCCGGCGTGCTCCAGCGGCTGGGACTGGTCACGATCCTGGTCGCGCCGATCGCGCTGTGGTGCGGCTGGCGCGCCCAGCTGGCCTGGTTTCTCGGCCTGCTGCTGGGCTACGGCCTGGTGCAGACCGTCGTCGCCGTGCCGGACGCGTCCGGCGTCTGGCATCGCGGCTCGCTGCAGCCGGGCGAGGACGTCGGCGCCTGGCTCGACAGGACGCTGCTGGGCGGCCACCTGTGGGCGAAGAGCAAGACCTGGGACCCGGAAGGCCTGCTGAGCACGCTGCCCGCCGTCGCGAGCCAGATCGCGGGGCTGCTCGCGGGGCGCTGGCTGGCTTTGCGCAGCCGCGATCCCGGCGAGAAGGCCACCTGGTTCATGGTGTCGGGTCTTGCCTGCCTGTGGATCGCGCAGGTGCTCGACGCCTGGACGCTGCCCATCAACAAGAATCTCTGGACCCCCGCCTTCGTTTTCCTCACGACGGGCTGGGGGTGTCTGGTGTTCGGCGTGTTCTACTGGCTGCTCGATGCCGCGCCCCTGCCGCGGATGCGCCACGCGATGGCGCGACGCCTGCGGCCGCTGGTGGTGTTCGGCATGAATGCGCTGTTCCTCTTCGCGCTGTCGGGCGTGGTCGCCCGGCTGCTCGGCCTGATCCACGTCGCCGAGGGCGTCACGCTCAAGGCCTGGTTCGTCGCGCCGCTGCGCGCGCTGCCGGTGGATCCGCGTTTCGCGTCGCTGCTGTTCGCCGCCGGTTTCGTCGCGGTGTTCTACGGCATCGCGTGGGCGATGTGGCGGCGCGGCTGGATCGTGAAAGTGTGAGCGGCCCCTGCGGCGCCGCCCGTTGAGAGCCTTCGATGCGACGACGACAGTGGATGACCGCGGCCCTGGCCGCACCGGTGCTGGGTTCCCTGGGCACCACGCTCACGGGCTGCGGCAGCGCCCCGCCGCAGGCCTTGCCGGCGCTGCCCGGCCCCGGCCCTGACAACGCCCCGCCGCCGGCGCCGCGCGAATTCCGCGCCGCCTGGGTGGCGACCGTCGCCAACATCGACTGGCCGAGCCGCCGCGGGCTGAGCGACGCCGCGCAGATCGCCGAGATCCACGCGATCCTCGACAGCGCCCGCGCGCTGCGCCTGAACGCGATCGTGCTGCAGGTGCGCACCAGCGCGGATGCGCTCTACCGCTCGACGCTGGAGCCGTGGAGCGAGTACCTCTCCGGCGTGCAAGGCCAGGGCCCCGGCTACGACCCGCTGGCGCTGTGGATCGCGCAGGCGCACGCGCGCGGCATCGAGCTGCACGCCTGGCTGAACCCGTACCGCGCGAAGCAGAGCGGCGGCAAGTCGGCCGCCGCCGCCACGCACCTGAGCCGCACCCGGCCCGAGTGGGTCAAGAAGTACGGCGACCAGCTCTGGATCGATCCGGGCGAGCCGGCCGCCGCGGACCACACGCTGGCCGTCTGCCGCGATCTCCTGACCCGCTACGCCGTCGACGGCCTGCACATCGACGACTACTTCTATCCCTACCCGGTCCAGGACGCGGCCAAGCAGGACATCGACTTCCCCGACGACGCCAGCTGGCTGCGCTACCTGCACGGCGGCGGCACGCTGCCCCGCGCGGACTGGCGACGGGACAACGTCGACCAGCTGGTGCGGCGGATGTACGAGCTGGTCCGCGAACTGCGCCCCGCCGCGCGTGTCGGCATCAGCCCCTTCGGCCTGCCGCGCCCGGACTTGCGCCCGGCGGGCATCACGGGGTTCTCGCAGTACGACAAGCTGTACGCCCACGTCGAGCACTGGATGGCGATGGGCTGGCTCGACTATGTCGCGCCCCAGCTCTACTGGCCGCGCGCGCAGAAGCCGCAGGCCTTCGAGCCGCTGATGCGCGCCTGGCAGGGCGTCAATCCGTTGGAGCGTCACGTCTGGCCCGGCCTGTTCACGAGCCGCGCCGCCAACGAGACCGAAGGCTGGCCGATCGACGAGATCCCGGCGCAGATCGAGCTCACGCGCACCGCGCCGCCAACCGGCGGCCACCTGCACTTCAGCATGGTCGCCTTGCTGAAGAACCGCCGGAACATCGCGGACACCTTGCGAGCCGGCGCTTACCTTCATGCCGCCCTGCCGCCGGAAACGCCGTGGCTGACCGCGCCAGCCTGCGGGGCCGTCGCCCTGGAACGTCTGGCCGACGGCCACCTGCGCTTGTCCGCCCGGGACGGAGCTCCGCCCCGCGCCTTCGCGCTGTGGAAGCGTGACGCGCGACGCGCCGATTCCCCCTGGCTCTTCGACCTCGTGGGCCCGGACGGCGACCTGGGCGCCATCGGCGACGGCTGGCTGCTGAGCGCCAGCGCAGTCAACGCGATCAATCGCGAAGGGCCTCGGGTAACGTTCTCCAGCTGAACGCGATGACCCCAAAACTGTCGATTCCACACAACGACGTGTGAGTGCCGGGGCGCGCCCGTGCTCCGTGGAAACCCTGTATCACCCTGGTGCGCAAATAGCTCGGAAGAGCCCGTTTCCGGGCGGGTGACGCCCGTTCCGTCGCGTGCGGCAAACAGGTGGGGAAGCCCTGGCGCCCCTGTCATTCCTTGTCACAAACCCACAACATCCCGCAAAGAGACTCACGGCCGTGCATCGCCAAGGCGGGTGCCGGGACTCCCGGAATCCGCCCTGCAACAGGGCCCGTCAGCGCGGAAAGCCCCCTGCACGGCGGATTTCGCCGCATTGCTGGGGGCTGTCTCGACTGGTAGGCTTTTTGCTTCAGATGAAGGAGGAGCCGCATCAAGACGGTTCCCCGACACAGGCGGGCTGGTACGAGCAGAGCCTGGCCGAGGATGGATTCCTGGGCCGGAAAAACCAACGTAAAACGTTTGCGGTCTTCCGAAGTTGATGACTTCGAGAGAGGAAAACGGTTGCGCAAGGAATCTGCCGACGGAAGGGCGGGAAGCCTTCCCCAGCCGCACCAGGATTTCAGTTGTTAGTTCAGTTTGGTCTCGTCGCACAGGAGCGCAGGAATGAATCAGAAGAATTGGTCGGGTTTCCGCAAGACCGCGTTGGCAGCCGCCGCGGCATTGGTGGCCGTCATGCCAGCCATGGCCCAGGAAGCCAAGAAGGACGCTGACACGTCCGCGGATGACGGCGCTCCGCGCGCCAAGGAAGACAAGGTCCGTCTGGGCACGATCACCATCGTGGGCAGCGGCAACAAGCTGGCCGCCGGTCAGATGGTGAACGAGGACGGCGCCAAGGCGCGCAGCACCGTGACCCGCGAGGCGATCGACAAGGACCGCGCTTCGGGCAACCCCTTCCAGGCCCTGTCGCTCCTGCCGGGCGTGAACACCTACAACTACGACGCTACCGGCCTGTTCGGCGGCGGTCTGACGGTCCGCGGCTTCGGCGCCGACCAGATGGGCTTCACCGTCAACGGCGTGCCCGTCAACGACTCCGGCAACTTCGCGGTCTATCCGCAGGAATACGCCGACCAGGAAAACCTCTGCACCCAGTCGCTGCAGCAGGGCGCGCCGGACTCCGACTCGCCTCACGCCGGCGCCACCGGCGGCAACGTGTCCATCACCAGCTGCGATCCGGAAGACAAGCAGCGTGTGCGCGTGTCCCAGGGCTTCGGCGAACTGCGCTACACGCGCTCGTTCGTCCGCTACGACACGGGCCGCATCCTGAACAATGCCGCCAAGGTTTTCATCAGCTACTCGCATACCGAAGCCGACAAGTGGAAGGGCGACGGCGAAGCCAAGAAGGACCACATCGACGCCGCATTCCGCTGGGACATCAACGAAGACAACAAGATCCTGGGCTCGGTGCTGTACAACCGCGCCGTCAACAACGCGATCGGCAACGTCAGCCTGGCGCAGATCCGCACCAACGGCTACTTCTACGACTACAACCAGAAATTTGTCGGCCGTGTCAAGCCGACCAATGGCAAGGTCGACATCGATCCGTCGCAGTCGCCCAACTACTACAAGCTAGCCAACAACCCGTTCGAGAACGCCGTCGTGTCGGTGTCGGGCTCGTTCAAGATCGCCAACGAGACCTACCTGAAGGTTCAACCCTACCTGTGGTACGGCTTCGGCAACGGCGGCTGGAGCCAGCTGTCGGTCAAGGAATCCAACTTCCTGTTGAACCCGGCCACGGGCGTTGTCGGTGACGGCAAGGACCTGAACGGCGACGGCGACAAGCTGGACACCGTGACGATGGCTCGTGCCAGCGTGACGCGCACGTCGCGTCCCGGCATCACGACCGAGATCAACACGCAACTGGGTGACCACAACCTGCGCTTCGGCCTGTGGTTCGAACGTGCCCAGCACCGTCAAACCCAGCCGATGGTCGCAGTGGACTTCGACGGCAACCCGACCACGGTGTGGCTGAACAGCGGCCGCGTGACCCGCGCCGACGGTTCGCTGTACCAGGGCCGCGATTGGGACACGAAGAGCACCGCCTACCAGGCTTATGTCTCGGACAACTGGACCTTTGCCGGCGACCGTGGTCTGCTGACCCTGGGCGTGCGCGCCCCGCACGTCCAGCGTGATGTGAACAACGCGCCGAACGAAGGCACAAGCCAGAACGTCGCGTTCAACTTCAAGAAGACCTACAACGACGTGCTCCCGCAAGCCGGCGTGCGCTTCCAGCTGGACAAGAGCTCGCAGGTCTTCCTGAACATCGCGAAGAACTTCCGCGCTCCGCCTAACTTCGCCTTCACCGGCTCCAACGTTACGGTGACGAACGGTGTCGCAACCCTGGTCCGCGAAGCCAAGGCCGAAACGTCGATCATGACGGACCTCGGCTATCGCTTCCAGACCAAGGACCTGTCGCTGTCGGCCACGCTGTTCAACTCGGACTTCCGCAATCGCCAGGCCAATGCCTACGATCCGATCGCCGACAAGAGCACCTACATGAACGCCGGCAAGGTGAACAACAAGGGTCTCGAATTCGAAGCGGGCACCGGCACGTTCAAGGGCTTCAGCGCCTATGCGTCGGCAACGTTCCAGAAGAGCGAGATCAAGGACGACCTGCTGGTGGCTCGTCCGAAGATCAACAACAACACGTCGACCCAGGACATCTACCTGCCCCTGACGGGCAAGCAGTACACCCTGACGCCGCGTCAGATCTATGCGAGCTCGGTGCAGTACATCTACGGCGGTTTCTACGCCCGACTGAAGGTCAAGCGCAATGGCTCGCAGTACGCGTCGCTGATGAACGATGAGAAGGCTGACGCGTTCTGGACCGGCGACGTCGACGCAGGCTACAACTTCGGCAACGTGAGCTGGGCCAACAACGTGCAGCTGCGACTGAACGTC
This genomic stretch from Mitsuaria sp. 7 harbors:
- a CDS encoding MFS transporter; this encodes MSASSESPNSSGQARSTGGTRSPWRWVPTLYFLQGLPYVFVMSMSGVMYKNFGISNTDMTLFTGSLYLPWVIKPLWSPLVEMLATKRLWTVATQFVIAAALAGVALTLPLPDFFRLSIAALWVMAFVSASHDIAADGLYLLSLEKHEQAAFVGVRSTFYRLANIFCMGGLVTLADQLHKSEGGWVFAWQVVMALLAGSFLLVSLYHWWRLPRPAADRPLPRTERNWPMFLHIFAEFFRKPGLPVILGFLLLYRFPEAQLLKIAVPFLLDPIQVGGLGLTNTELGLVYGTVGLIALTLGGLLGGWAISRVGLKRALWPMVAAMHLPNLVFLAMAWSHPGSLWIVASALAVEQFGYGLGFTAFMMYMVLVSDGPHKTAHYSICTGFMALGMMIPGMWSGWLQDHLGYLNFFGWVLIATIPSVLMASLIRIPENFGRKEPAA
- a CDS encoding acyltransferase family protein — translated: MSTASNGERLLSLDAFRGFAIAAMLLVNNPGDWSQLYAPLEHAEWHGWTFTDWIFPFFVFISGISMSFSLARRGQAADRVALLRHMWRRGATIILIGLALNLFPFFHVETLRIPGVLQRLGLVTILVAPIALWCGWRAQLAWFLGLLLGYGLVQTVVAVPDASGVWHRGSLQPGEDVGAWLDRTLLGGHLWAKSKTWDPEGLLSTLPAVASQIAGLLAGRWLALRSRDPGEKATWFMVSGLACLWIAQVLDAWTLPINKNLWTPAFVFLTTGWGCLVFGVFYWLLDAAPLPRMRHAMARRLRPLVVFGMNALFLFALSGVVARLLGLIHVAEGVTLKAWFVAPLRALPVDPRFASLLFAAGFVAVFYGIAWAMWRRGWIVKV
- a CDS encoding glycoside hydrolase family 10 protein, which codes for MRRRQWMTAALAAPVLGSLGTTLTGCGSAPPQALPALPGPGPDNAPPPAPREFRAAWVATVANIDWPSRRGLSDAAQIAEIHAILDSARALRLNAIVLQVRTSADALYRSTLEPWSEYLSGVQGQGPGYDPLALWIAQAHARGIELHAWLNPYRAKQSGGKSAAAATHLSRTRPEWVKKYGDQLWIDPGEPAAADHTLAVCRDLLTRYAVDGLHIDDYFYPYPVQDAAKQDIDFPDDASWLRYLHGGGTLPRADWRRDNVDQLVRRMYELVRELRPAARVGISPFGLPRPDLRPAGITGFSQYDKLYAHVEHWMAMGWLDYVAPQLYWPRAQKPQAFEPLMRAWQGVNPLERHVWPGLFTSRAANETEGWPIDEIPAQIELTRTAPPTGGHLHFSMVALLKNRRNIADTLRAGAYLHAALPPETPWLTAPACGAVALERLADGHLRLSARDGAPPRAFALWKRDARRADSPWLFDLVGPDGDLGAIGDGWLLSASAVNAINREGPRVTFSS
- a CDS encoding TonB-dependent receptor, encoding MNQKNWSGFRKTALAAAAALVAVMPAMAQEAKKDADTSADDGAPRAKEDKVRLGTITIVGSGNKLAAGQMVNEDGAKARSTVTREAIDKDRASGNPFQALSLLPGVNTYNYDATGLFGGGLTVRGFGADQMGFTVNGVPVNDSGNFAVYPQEYADQENLCTQSLQQGAPDSDSPHAGATGGNVSITSCDPEDKQRVRVSQGFGELRYTRSFVRYDTGRILNNAAKVFISYSHTEADKWKGDGEAKKDHIDAAFRWDINEDNKILGSVLYNRAVNNAIGNVSLAQIRTNGYFYDYNQKFVGRVKPTNGKVDIDPSQSPNYYKLANNPFENAVVSVSGSFKIANETYLKVQPYLWYGFGNGGWSQLSVKESNFLLNPATGVVGDGKDLNGDGDKLDTVTMARASVTRTSRPGITTEINTQLGDHNLRFGLWFERAQHRQTQPMVAVDFDGNPTTVWLNSGRVTRADGSLYQGRDWDTKSTAYQAYVSDNWTFAGDRGLLTLGVRAPHVQRDVNNAPNEGTSQNVAFNFKKTYNDVLPQAGVRFQLDKSSQVFLNIAKNFRAPPNFAFTGSNVTVTNGVATLVREAKAETSIMTDLGYRFQTKDLSLSATLFNSDFRNRQANAYDPIADKSTYMNAGKVNNKGLEFEAGTGTFKGFSAYASATFQKSEIKDDLLVARPKINNNTSTQDIYLPLTGKQYTLTPRQIYASSVQYIYGGFYARLKVKRNGSQYASLMNDEKADAFWTGDVDAGYNFGNVSWANNVQLRLNVSNIGNARGTSPSSGSVASTKAYTYALSDGKSFTYNPSTAFYYLTAPRFVSMSLSADF